TTGTCAGGTCCGTTTTCCGCACACCCCGCTCATATCGCTGGGTGTAGACATTCCCGTTGCGTCGGATTTCAACCTCAAGAAATTCGGTCAGCGCATTAACAACGGAAACTCCGACCCCATGTAAGCCGCCGGATACCTTGTAAGCCGTATCTTCAAATTTACCACCGGCATGCAGCTTGGTCAGTACCAGTTCAACCGCTGGCATGCCGGTTTCCACATGCATGTCAACCGGTATTCCCCGGCCGTCATCCTCTACAGTTACCGAATTATCCACATGAACAATAACTGATACATTATGACAGTATCCGGCCAGTGCTTCATCAACACTATTATCCACCAATTCATAAATCAGATGGTGGAGGCCGCCGACATCCGTACTGCCGATATACATGGAAGGACGTTTCCGAACCGCTTCCAGTCCCTCAAGTATTTTTATATTTTTAGAACTGTACTCTTTTGACATTGATATTCCTTATGTTTCCATCTGCAACCACCATCCACGCGCGGCCACCAATTATTTATTTTTTCTACGTTCGTTCCAGATCAGAGGGAATTCCGTGATTGTCTAGCTTTTCATAGGCATAATACCGTTAATAAAATTATCACTTCCATGCTCTTTCAAAATACACGGATGCATGCCGCTGCTCATCATAATATCAATATCCGTCGTGGCCACCACCTGAAGGAAATCAAGCAGGTAACGAATATTAAATGACACATTAACAGGTTCTCCTGCATAATTGATAGCCATATCTTCGCGGGCATGGCCCATTTCAGGATTATTAATACTAACCGTCAGATTATCGGTGGCAAAATGCATGGCAATGCCCTTGTATTTATCGTGAGCCAAAATATTCATCCGACGGAGAATCTGCAGCAGGGCATCCTTATTGATGGTTATCTCATGGATAAAACTAGTGGGAATCATCTTCCGGTAATCGGGAAAACTTCCCTTCAGCATCCGGAGAATAAGAATAAAATTTTCTCCCCGCACATGAACATCGTTGCCGGCAAAACTCATTTTCAACGTTTCTGAATCGGCAAAAACATTTTTAATTTCCACCAGGCTTTTTCGGGAAAATATCCGCCGCTCTCCAAGAGTTATCTGACCCCCGACCTTGTCAGTTTTAGCCACGGTTACCCGGTGACCATCGGTGGCAATGAAGGCCAGCATATTTTTTTCATCGTCATCAGCAGATTCCTTTTCCTGGGGGGTAAGCTCTACATATACACCCTCAAGATTGTAACGGGGATCCGGAATCCGGGCAACGGAAAATACGGTCCTATCGATTATTTTTTTGACCGTTTCGGCCTGAAGATAAAAATGTTCATCCGGTGAGGTAAAATCAATAACCGGAAAATCTTCCGGATTTGCACTGACAATATGAAAAAAACTTTTCTTTCCTTTGATGGTTACAAGATTATCATCACTGTTTTTTTGCAGAAGAATATCTTCATCATCAAAACTCTTGATAATTTCAAAAAGTTTTTTACCATTAACGCAGATGGTACCTGGTTTGGAAAGGGTAATGGGAACCGTTGCCCTGGCACTGCAATCAATATCATAGGCAGTAATAAAGGCGGTGGATTCATTCGTTGTAAAAAGAATGTTATGGGAATGTTGTAATGCTGATGTTTTTTCCAAAATATATTGAATTTTTTGTAAACTGTTAACCAAATTATTTTTTGTTATTGTTATTTCCATAATATTTTTCCTTTAAGAATTAACTAAACCAGTAATAGTAATAAAAGCTGTTAATTTGTGAATAACAATCATAAGTTACTAATTATATAGAGAAATACCTGTTTAATTTGCTGTGTATAACAAAACGGATAAAATGGTATTTTATTATTATCTTCGCATTTTCAGGGTTGTTCTATTTTTTCAACATCTATTCCACACAGATTGCAAATAACCTGCACAGGATTATCAACACGGGTTAATGACTGTTTTTAAGCATCAGGGTTATTTTATCAATCACTTCCTGAAGTGCTGGTTGCTCCTTCAGTTGACCGGCAATCTTTTTTTCAGAATAAATGACGGTAGAGTGATCTTTGCCGCCGAATTTATCGGCAATATCAGGATAGGAGCAGTTGGTTAATTTCCGCGATAGATACATGGCTACCTGACGGGGAACAACCACATTCCGAGTTTTTTTACGTGATCGAATATCAGAGGTTTTCAGGCGATACACCTCCGCCGCAGCAGTAATGATATCCTCTACCGTGATCACTTTATCTTCCAGTTTAATGATGTCTTTCAACACTTTTTTGACAAAATCGATGGTTATCTCCTGCTTGTTTTCAAACGAAGAAAAGGCAGCTATCCTCAACAATGCCCCCTCAAGGGTGCGAATATTGGATGAAACATTTTCAGCCAGGAAAAATGCCACATCGGTATTTAAAATAAGATTTTCCTGATTGGCTTTGGTAATCAGTATGGCGACCAGCGTTTCATTATCAGGCGGTTGAATATCCGCGATCAGCCCCCACTCAAAACGGGTCCGCAAACGATCTTCCAGTTTGGGAATGTCCATGGGAAACTTGTCACTGGTGAGGACAATCTGTTTGTGACTTTTGTAAAGCGCGTTGAAGGTATGAAAAAATTCCTCCTGGGTACGCTCCTTGCCGGCAATAAACTGGATATCGTCGATCAGTAGAACATCAATTTGCCGATATTTATTTCTGAATTTCGGCATCTTGTCTTCTTTGATGGCGCTGATCAGATCATTGGTAAAATCTTCCGATGTTACATAATGCGTTTTTAACCGGGAATTGTAGCGGCATATGTGGTTGCCGATGGCATGGAGCAGATGGGTTTTGCCCAAACCGGCGCTGCTGTAAATAAAGAGTGGATTATAACTGGTACCCGGCTGTTTGGCAACCGCCAGAGCGGCGGCATGGGAAAATTCATTGGAAGGACCGACAACAAACTCGGCAAACGTGTATTTAGGATTGAAGAGAGAATGGGCCCCGTTGCTGGCCGGGGGCTGTTCAGGAACCTTGCTATCCGGTTTACCATCGTTGTTTTTCAGATAATTGGGGGTCTTCTTGGCCACCTTGCAGGTGACCTTGAGTGATTGTCCGGTAATGGCCTCAACCGCATTCTCAATGGCGGAGGGATAGTTATCCGCCAGCCAATCTTTGAAAAAACGGTTGGGTACCTCCAACAGCAGGGAAGTTTCCTCCGTTTTGATCAATTTTATCGGCTTAAACCAGGTGAGAAAATTTTGCTCTGAGACCTGTTCTTTGATATGGGCCAGAACTTGGGGCCAGAAATTATCATGCATGAGG
The sequence above is a segment of the Candidatus Anaeroferrophillus wilburensis genome. Coding sequences within it:
- the dnaN gene encoding DNA polymerase III subunit beta: MEITITKNNLVNSLQKIQYILEKTSALQHSHNILFTTNESTAFITAYDIDCSARATVPITLSKPGTICVNGKKLFEIIKSFDDEDILLQKNSDDNLVTIKGKKSFFHIVSANPEDFPVIDFTSPDEHFYLQAETVKKIIDRTVFSVARIPDPRYNLEGVYVELTPQEKESADDDEKNMLAFIATDGHRVTVAKTDKVGGQITLGERRIFSRKSLVEIKNVFADSETLKMSFAGNDVHVRGENFILILRMLKGSFPDYRKMIPTSFIHEITINKDALLQILRRMNILAHDKYKGIAMHFATDNLTVSINNPEMGHAREDMAINYAGEPVNVSFNIRYLLDFLQVVATTDIDIMMSSGMHPCILKEHGSDNFINGIMPMKS
- the dnaA gene encoding chromosomal replication initiator protein DnaA, whose translation is MHDNFWPQVLAHIKEQVSEQNFLTWFKPIKLIKTEETSLLLEVPNRFFKDWLADNYPSAIENAVEAITGQSLKVTCKVAKKTPNYLKNNDGKPDSKVPEQPPASNGAHSLFNPKYTFAEFVVGPSNEFSHAAALAVAKQPGTSYNPLFIYSSAGLGKTHLLHAIGNHICRYNSRLKTHYVTSEDFTNDLISAIKEDKMPKFRNKYRQIDVLLIDDIQFIAGKERTQEEFFHTFNALYKSHKQIVLTSDKFPMDIPKLEDRLRTRFEWGLIADIQPPDNETLVAILITKANQENLILNTDVAFFLAENVSSNIRTLEGALLRIAAFSSFENKQEITIDFVKKVLKDIIKLEDKVITVEDIITAAAEVYRLKTSDIRSRKKTRNVVVPRQVAMYLSRKLTNCSYPDIADKFGGKDHSTVIYSEKKIAGQLKEQPALQEVIDKITLMLKNSH